One Alligator mississippiensis isolate rAllMis1 chromosome 12, rAllMis1, whole genome shotgun sequence DNA window includes the following coding sequences:
- the LOC102566561 gene encoding glutamine synthetase: MSVSHSSKLNKAVRDQYMKLPQGGSVQVTYVWIDGSGEGLRCKTKTLDREPKSIKDIPEWNFDGSSTGQAEGSNSDMFLIPVRMFRDPFCLDPNKLVLCEVLKYNRKPAETNLRYTCKKVMDLIKNSHPWFGMEQEYTLLGVNGHPYGWPDNGFPGPQGPYYCGVGADKVYGRDIVESHYKACLYAGVKICGTNAEVMPSQWEFQVGPCEGMEMGDHLWMARFILHRVCEDFGVVATLDPKPMTGNWNGAGCHTNYSTEEMRKEGGLKHIEAAIEKLSKRHDYHICVYDPRGGRDNSRRLTGHHETSNIFEFSAGVANRGASIRIPRQVGQDGFGYFEDRRPAANCDPYAVTEAIVRTTLLNETGVETKDYADN; this comes from the exons ATGTCGGTGTCGCACAGCTCCAAGCTGAACAAGGCGGTCAGGGACCAGTACATGAAGCTGCCCCAGGGCGGCTCCGTCCAGGTCACTTATGTCTGGATCGACGGCTCGGGAGAGGGGCTGCGCTGCAAAACCAAGACCCTGGACCGCGAGCCCAAGAGCATAAAAG aTATCCCAGAATGGAATTTTGATGGATCCAGCACAGGCCAAGCAGAAGGCTCCAACAGTGACATGTTCTTGATCCCAGTCAGGATGTTCAGAGATCCTTTCTGTCTGGACCCTAACAAGCTAGTATTGTGTGAAGTCCTGAAATACAACAGAAAACCTGCAG AGACCAACCTGAGGTACACCTGTAAGAAAGTCATGGACTTGATTAAGAACAGCCACCCTTGGTTTGGAATGGAGCAAGAATACACACTGCTGGGGGTCAACGGACACCCGTACGGCTGGCCTGATAATGGGTTTCCAGGTCCACAAG GCCCTTACTATTGCGGGGTTGGAGCAGATAAGGTGTACGGGCGCGACATTGTGGAGTCCCATTACAAGGCATGTCTCTATGCAGGGGTGAAGATCTGTGGCACCAATGCTGAAGTCATGCCCTCTCAG TGGGAATTCCAAGTCGGACCGTGTGAAGGCATGGAGATGGGAGACCATTTGTGGATGGCTAGGTTTATTTTGCATCGTGTTTGTGAAGATTTTGGAGTTGTGGCTACTTTGGACCCCAAACCAATGACTGGCAACTGGAATGGAGCTGGGTGCCACACCAACTACAGCACAGAAGAAATGAGAAAGGAGGGAGGCCTCAA ACACATTGAAGCTGCCATTGAAAAGCTAAGCAAGCGACATGACTACCACATCTGTGTGTATGACCCAAGAGGGGGGAGAGACAACTCCAGGAGGCTGACCGGCCACCATGAGACTTCCAACATTTTCGAGTTCTCTGCCGGAGTGGCCAACAGAGGGGCCAGCATCCGTATTCCCCGCCAAGTTGGCCAGGATGGTTTTGGGTACTTTGAAGATCGGCGACCTGCAGCCAACTGTGACCCCTATGCAGTCACAGAGGCCATTGTGAGGACAACGTTGCTCAATGAAACAGGAGTGGAAACAAAAGACTATGCAGACAACTGA